The Paenibacillus tianjinensis genome has a window encoding:
- a CDS encoding peptide-binding protein yields the protein MTKKRNWWSILLIVSLIGILFTGCSTNNTANTPNATAESTAPAESAAPEASAPAADAPVDGGTLVLSSFSDIVNINPLLIGDTSSGDIANFVFAQIYDLDRAGNVTAEPWSLAAELPEISADGLTYTVKLKDNIKWSDGQPITADDVVYTVETAKNPETGSPLISQYDKVKTVEKVDDHTVKFTMNQVYAPFLYALCQAIVPAHVLKDVAPKEIQTNPYGTDPAKTVTSGPWKWTAWKQGESHTLDANPDYWGEVKPHISQLVYKIYADQNTEVQAILKGDTDHISAIPVTQVEAAKADGDIAIIQKPGAQYEYLGFNFDANNFKDKYGLFEGQKTRQAIAHALNRQGMVDNILKGVGALMNAPFLPDTWADPGDAAVNYDYNAETAKKLLAEDGWVAGTDGILTKDGHRFSFELQYNAGNSRREQVAAVIQQNLKDVGIEVTPKAIDFASWIDQNVTPGKFQAVLLAWSLNNPDPDAESIFSSKYFPPAGQNAGWYKNEKLDQLWVDGYSTVDQDKRKEIYKEVGKEISTDLPYVFLYQYGQAIGTGPRVHWAEEDAPEPSLGYGQFFHAIKWWVTD from the coding sequence ATGACAAAAAAAAGAAATTGGTGGTCTATCTTACTTATCGTATCGCTCATAGGAATTTTGTTCACTGGCTGCAGTACAAATAACACTGCAAATACTCCTAACGCTACTGCAGAGAGCACAGCTCCTGCTGAAAGTGCAGCACCTGAAGCCTCCGCACCGGCCGCTGACGCACCGGTTGACGGCGGAACCCTCGTATTAAGCTCCTTCTCCGATATCGTAAATATTAACCCGCTCCTGATTGGAGACACTTCTTCAGGCGATATCGCTAACTTCGTATTTGCACAAATCTATGACCTGGACCGCGCAGGTAATGTAACCGCCGAACCGTGGTCGCTGGCTGCAGAGCTTCCGGAAATCTCCGCAGATGGTCTGACCTACACTGTTAAATTAAAAGATAACATTAAATGGAGTGACGGCCAGCCGATTACTGCGGATGATGTAGTGTATACAGTTGAAACCGCGAAGAATCCGGAAACCGGATCACCGCTGATCAGCCAGTATGATAAGGTAAAAACCGTTGAAAAGGTTGATGACCATACCGTTAAATTTACAATGAACCAGGTCTATGCTCCGTTCCTGTATGCTTTGTGCCAAGCCATCGTACCCGCGCATGTTCTGAAGGATGTAGCTCCAAAAGAAATTCAAACCAATCCATATGGCACAGACCCGGCTAAAACCGTAACAAGCGGACCATGGAAATGGACAGCCTGGAAACAAGGCGAAAGCCACACGCTGGACGCTAATCCGGACTACTGGGGAGAAGTTAAACCTCATATTTCCCAGCTCGTATACAAAATCTACGCGGATCAGAATACCGAAGTTCAAGCCATTCTGAAAGGCGACACCGACCACATCAGTGCTATTCCGGTAACACAGGTTGAGGCAGCCAAAGCAGACGGCGATATTGCGATCATCCAAAAGCCGGGTGCGCAGTATGAATATCTCGGTTTCAACTTTGATGCGAATAATTTCAAAGACAAATATGGATTATTCGAAGGCCAGAAGACCAGACAGGCGATTGCCCACGCTCTCAACCGTCAAGGCATGGTTGATAATATCCTTAAAGGTGTCGGCGCGCTGATGAATGCACCGTTCCTGCCGGATACATGGGCTGATCCGGGTGATGCAGCTGTGAACTATGACTACAATGCAGAAACAGCCAAGAAGCTCCTCGCTGAAGATGGCTGGGTTGCCGGCACTGACGGGATTCTCACCAAAGACGGCCACCGCTTCTCCTTCGAGCTGCAGTACAATGCAGGTAACAGCCGCCGTGAACAGGTTGCTGCCGTTATCCAGCAGAACCTGAAGGATGTAGGCATTGAAGTGACTCCTAAAGCCATTGACTTCGCTTCCTGGATTGACCAGAATGTCACACCGGGTAAATTCCAGGCGGTTCTCCTGGCCTGGTCCCTGAATAACCCGGATCCGGATGCAGAGAGCATTTTCTCTTCCAAGTACTTCCCGCCGGCTGGCCAGAACGCAGGCTGGTATAAGAATGAGAAGCTGGATCAGCTGTGGGTAGACGGATACTCTACCGTTGATCAGGATAAACGCAAAGAGATTTATAAAGAAGTAGGTAAAGAAATTTCCACCGATCTTCCTTACGTATTCCTGTACCAGTACGGTCAGGCGATTGGTACGGGTCCTAGAGTCCACTGGGCAGAAGAAGATGCTCCGGAACCATCACTCGGC